From Equus przewalskii isolate Varuska chromosome 7, EquPr2, whole genome shotgun sequence, one genomic window encodes:
- the FICD gene encoding protein adenylyltransferase FICD, with protein MTLMPMASVMAVTEPKWVSVWGRFLWMLLLSVALGSLLALLLPLGAVEEQCVAVLKAFYLLRSKLDRVQHAVTKCTSPSTELSITSRDSALLVVKTKASPAGKLEAKAALNQALEMKRQGKREKAHKLFLHALKMDPDFVDALNEFGIFSEEDKDIIQADYLYTRALTISPYHEKALVNRDRTLPLVEEIDQRYFSIIDSKVKKVMSIPKGNSALRRVMEETYYHHIYHTVAIEGNTLTLSEIRHILETRYAVPGKSLEEQNEVIGLHAAMKYINTTLVSRIGSVTLSDVLEIHRRVLGYVDPVEAGRFRTTQVLVGHHVPPHPRDVEKQMQEFIQWLNSEDAMNLHPVEFAALAHYKLVYIHPFIDGNGRTSRLLMNLILMQAGYPPITIRKEQRSEYYHVLEVANEGDVRPFIRFIAKCTETTLDTLLFATTEYPVALPEARPNHSGFKETLPVKP; from the exons ATGACACTCATGCCGATGGCTTCCGTGATGGCGGTGACTGAACCCAAATGGGTCTCCGTGTGGGGCCGCTTCCTGTGGATGCTGCTGCTGAGCGTGGCACTGGGGTCCCTGCTGGccctgctgctgccgctggggGCCGTGGAGGAGCAGTGCGTGGCCGTGCTCAAAGCCTTCTACCTGCTCCGGAGCAAGCTGGACAGGGTACAGCATGCCGTCACCAAGTGCACCAGCCCGTCCACGGAGCTCAGTATCACCTCCAGGGACTCGGCACTGCTGGTGGTCAAGACCAAGGCCTCTCCGG CTGGAAAGTTGGAAGCCAAAGCGGCTTTGAACCAAGCCCTGGAAATGAAACGCCAGGGCAAGCGGGAGAAAGCCCACAAGCTCTTTTTGCACGCCCTCAAGATGGACCCGGACTTCGTAGACGCGCTCAATGAGTTTGGCATCTTCTCAGAAGAAGACAAGGACATCATCCAGGCGGATTACTTATACACTAGAGCACTGACCATCTCGCCCTACCACGAGAAGGCGCTGGTCAACCGGGACCGGACGCTGCCGCTGGTGGAGGAGATCGACCAGAGGTACTTCAGCATCATCGACAGCAAAGTGAAGAAGGTCATGTCCATCCCCAAGGGCAACTCCGCGCTGCGCAGGGTCATGGAGGAAACGTACTACCATCACATCTACCACACGGTCGCGATCGAGGGCAACACCCTGACCCTCTCGGAAATCAGGCACATCCTCGAGACCCGCTACGCCGTGCCGGGGAAGAGCCTGGAGGAGCAGAACGAGGTCATCGGCCTGCACGCAGCCATGAAGTACATCAACACGACGCTGGTCTCCCGCATCGGGTCCGTCACCCTCAGCGACGTGCTGGAGATCCACAGGCGGGTGCTGGGCTACGTGGATCCGGTGGAAGCCGGCAGGTTTCGGACAACACAGGTCCTCGTGGGCCACCACGTCCCTCCGCATCCTCGGGATGTGGAGAAGCAGATGCAGGAGTTCATCCAGTGGCTCAACTCCGAGGACGCCATGAACCTGCACCCGGTGGAGTTTGCAGCCTTGGCCCATTATAAACTCGTTTACATACACCCTTTCATCGACGGCAACGGAAGGACCTCACGCCTGCTCATGAACCTCATCCTGATGCAGGCGGGCTACCCGCCCATCACCATCCGCAAGGAGCAGAGATCCGAGTACTACCACGTGCTGGAGGTCGCCAATGAGGGCGACGTGAGGCCGTTCATTCGCTTCATCGCCAAGTGCACGGAGACCACCCTGGACACCCTGCTCTTTGCCACGACGGAGTACCCGGTGGCACTGCCGGAGGCCAGACCCAACCACTCTGGCTTCAAGGAGACGCTGCCTGTGAAGCCCTAA